One Vicia villosa cultivar HV-30 ecotype Madison, WI linkage group LG5, Vvil1.0, whole genome shotgun sequence genomic window, tacgttggcaccaccaacttttctcctattcctttcgaacctgctttttactctacaccagattttcaccaatggtggacggattattatagctcccaaatctttgatgccgatagtcttgctcgagaactaactgcagcttttgctgatgtgcaggagaattttcacaaaggtacttcaactcatattaaagaaatccaagcttttcaaaaattctttgaaactatctacaggcctaatgatcttagtcggaccattcgtgaggctgcagtcattttgcacgaaaagttttccgccaaactggataagttgaaattgccctcgtatgttcgaccagaactacgttatgaagtgactttcaaacttaatcctccaaaattccctccactgccaagtgcggattttggtgtggctttgagccctccttttccaaattggtttgtgtgtggcaacgttctaaaagatcttcaaaacagtactaaaaaacgcgccgaacgagtggttccgactaagcataccttggatactttcaaaggacatctacaTATAGaccttgaacatgttcgtgtcttgactccaatacctgaaggtttggattcagacaatcttttcgactgacttttcttttctttgctaatatactgatttcagtttcaactacagctgttgcacgaaggaggaagattaaggaagctcctgcccaaaaggattctgggacatctaaaagcaacaaaccaattgagagtgactccatcgtcactgacaagaagcccacggtacatacccatctcatattcttaatcttgtacaatctgtgagtagtactcatcttacttatcatctattttccagagctcgaaacccccaacaggttcgaagcgaaAAGTTTCTTCGACaaatggcgaagataaatcccctcctcgtactagacaatgacacaagaagaaacaaaaagctgttaccccttcaagaaaagggaaagagATAAGTCCCTCTAAAGTTGCTTCTCCTGGCGATAAGGCATCCTCTGAAGAATCTCCTTTAAAAGTTGCCAGCAATGCTTTCGTTgttgaaagtcataattcaagtccagataatatcccaaccaaggtatttgggtttcaccccacatattatcctgtaattttaactaaatgattgaactgacattttaccttgttattgcaggatgatgctggcactgccacttcaggttttaaggatcatggccttaccattaatgttgacaaactttacggtaatcgCCAATTTTTAACTTTCGTCAATAAACCCttcaaaggcttatctttatgactaactctGCTCCGTTTTAATACAGAtacctctcaaaacaaaactcatgttctttccccagtcttcgaagatgctaggccaatcgccaccatattgcctaatgaaccaatcgaagaaagccaatccactgacgaatccccacctactcatcaagacaaaaatttggaagaagatcactcattctcaggcagcgacaatgtgaacctacaaccacatgacagcgaagatactgcatcggagcaagatgctatggaggagacttctaaaccagaaaaacaagatcctcaaggaacttcgactcttgatacaGAAGCCATTCCTgggacaacttcgacgcttgcccctgcgaagcctactccttcggagctggaacaacttaagcaaactgatcctcttagtttcctaaaggctatcatgaatgtgaatacttcttcgccttcggaacttgatgtctctccaactgtgactgtagaatctagtgacaaggaagatattcctagcctccttcgacaaataaaagagagattctttggggttaatcttgtggatgttctcagccgggaacctattaagagtcataacttaaatcaacttttaaagaaagtagatttgcttcaagtctccacagaagtttcagaggtaattgttctgctaggttctctgattgatcaactccaggccaacattcttcgaaagcaaaatgtcgaaaaagagctatctgagacaatggcctctcatgactcttcatggaactctgctgtggatgcaacgaaacaaggtgaggccctcaagcttaagcattcagaaaatcagaaggcttttgatgattatgagaagaacatcaactcctggaaacaagagataaaggtacttgaggacaagataaaggaagctgaacgttgtcaggcagccatacaaaaatccaaccaacaggatttgctcgaagtggtgcagtcggggattaaacatttcgagactgcacagaaattagtgccagagatcgaaagattgaagaaacaacgggcactaattgagcttcgtatgtcttcgtgggaaactcaatacttgaagattaaaaacaatctccctgaggattttaactagctgTCTCCAATCCTGTAACTTGTTgcattttcgttttgtaatcgaagcttttgtagaaacatctatttgtatgcttgacttctATTTTCTTCATTTATATCTACAATGTTCGCCAGCACTACTTTAGcgaatctttcaatttctgccaaaatatatctttagattttctacagtgcttttatttaatgcaacatatagaccctgaacatccttcgcagcatccttgcctctagacttgacgtttccacttctctatccataatcattattgaacagtgacgtcactttctctaAAACGTcaatttaagacgtgcgtgcatcagtttcatgattacttctcaacttccaagggcgggaaacggcggaagccataacttctctctttggaaaaccaaacgcagtccaatcaatcattaacaatttaaaaccacccttcagtatccccagtctatataaagggtctaacattgccttcatttcttcattcatgcactttctctccaaaataaacacagaaaaagaaaacacacaacttctttctcaaaaACCTTTCTTTTCCTTGCAATGGCTGGACCTCTTTCCTTTAATAACATCAAAGCCCTTCTCAAGAACGAGTTCAGactttctgaggatgaacttgttcgtaacTTCATCAACATCGAAACTCTCTTTGTCaatcaagaactggacttctattttgaagaagtcttggagggtgctatctaccccaacatgttggcagaattctggatgaatgcgtccctacgcatagatcctgaaggtaggaccaccattgattctgctattcgacatgctcgtcttagcatcactcccaccactattgccaacctcatgagatgcaataactctggggaaacttttgatgacaacagtttcagcatgactactcatctcatgttgagaactcttatggataacgaccgcttcagtgccaaagtcatcaggatctggcaccagatgctcgtgggaaaCTTTCAGCCTCGGAGGattgatgaaaacaacatcatggttgaagaattggagtttatcctctgtggtcttcgagggaagaaaattaacattcctttgatgatctttaaaggacttgttaaggcTGTCTCTATTGGTGTCAACCGTCAAGGGagtgtgacctgtcttccatacgggagactcctcagttacattttccttaGGAAAGGTGTAGTGAAGAGGATGCGCATTTCTGgagccatggatatgttcgaagctgaaccctcgcctgtgttgtccttggaaggtttagaccaaaggattaactagcaagtagttaccttaggttttttatgcttctttttttttttaatctcagATCTTGTTCTTTGGATCTTTTTTGTAATGCACGTACTCTATtatgaatgaaaaatattttggtgtctctttagactcttttccttccatttaacaATCTATTCTGATTGTAaaaccattttgatcaatgtgacatatatgttttgacacatgcctgaccattttgactttcgtagtaccctgagtatctacgtttttgcaatctttacttcgtacatacttggtttatatctcttcaaatatttcccgtttactcttaagatcctacgatcttctgctaactcttcaatttcgtaagcattgttcgaaaatacttttaagattcgaaagggtccttcccaatgtggggaccatttaccaagtgcctgattcttccgatctataggtaaaataactttccaaactaagtcattattaacaaaagttttacctttcacctttttgttgtatgctctggacactctttccttttgcctttttatcatttccagtgctcgaagtctgtcttcgtccaaatctactaactcattcatcattaaatcccagtacacgttgggaggaatgtctgcttgtctttgtattcttaccgactgcaaatatatctcaattgggagtactgcatcatgtccaaatgtcaacTGGAAAGgggttgtatttgtagcttcttttggagatgttcgacaagcccagagtgcttgatctaaagtcttatgccaattcttgggtttctttcccacatgtttcttaataaggccaattattattttgtttgctgcttcaacctgtccatttgcttgagcgtagtaaggtgtagaagtaaataacttgaaacctatttctctggcaaagtcttgcatttttcgtccagtaaagactgatccctgatcggttgttatactttctgggattccaaacctatatataatatgtttctgaatgaactcaatcacaacctcttgatccacatttgccagtggtattgcttcgacccattttgtgaaatagtctattcctaccaaaatgtacctttgacctttagatgacttgtggtgaatttctccaatcaaatctaatgcccatcccctaaaaggccacggttttactatcgtacttaattcgtttgctggagcgtgttggatacctgcatgttcttggcactcttggcaccctttcgcaaactctatgcaatcttttaacatcgaaggccaatacatcccataacgaaacaagagccatttcattttgtgccctgcttgatgtgcaccacatgccccactatgtacgttcgacagagccaagtatgcttctgcttcacccaagcatttcaacaataccccttcaggagttttcttgaacaattcatttcccatcaggaaatatgataaggctctatacttgattttcctgtctgtatccgtcgaaggattttttagatagttaataattggactcctccaatctgtgtctgccaacgagtctatatttagtacttcgaattcttctttgtcggcataacccaattgtgagttctctagatcacttggagaaagtttagtagacattgctcttcctcttacttcaatcaattccttcaacttttcttttgatactttatatcctgaagctaattgtgccaagtcgtttgcttcctggttattcacccttgatacgtgttttaatttcaCATATTCGAatctcttgagtagcctatttgcaatgacaaaatacatgatcaaattctctttgatacacttgtactcctttgtcaattgtttgatgaccaattcagaGTCCACTACAACATTTTTCCTCTCTAACAACATTTGAAAAATGTAGCCAGAAGTGGGAAAAACGTTGCCTAAAAGAATAGGGGACGTTTTCCAGTCGTCCTCTATGCGAGCGTTGCCTATTATTTTAGGGGacgtttatttttactttttggcCACAATTTTCTAAAACGTCGCCTAAAATATACGAAAAGGGGACGTTTTTCAGTGGCATCTTAGGCGACGTTTTTAAGGTGTTGTTAAAAATTGCAACGACTGAAAAATGTTCCCTAAAATTGTTAAAGTGGGAACACGCTGTGGGGACAGTTTTCAAATGTTGTCATATTTGACAACAATTACCAACCGTTCCCTAAACCCTAAAAGTGAAAAAGTGAGAACTAAATGTTTTTATAATTAGTTAGAAATATTTTGTATcattttcttataaaattaacaaatcaaacaaaaattacaCCAAATATAAATTGCATGTACCATaaaaatgttttaataaaatCTAGCAAAATGACAAATTACATAGTTTCTTTAAGTTTAATGCGTAAGCATTAACTCAAATACATAGCTTCAAACATTAACACAGATAAGTTCATACACTAGACACAATGTCtaacattaattaataatataagttTAACAGTTGGAAATATAAGTCTACCAAAATGACAAAATGCATAGTTTCTTTAAGTTTAATGCAAgcacaaacaaaaaaaacaacatccAACTCATTTAAGTTTTTCAAACTAAAAGTCATCTCCACCATCCTCTTCATCTATGTCGTCCTCTTGAAATTCATCACCTATGTCGTCCTCTTGAAATTCATCACCTATGTCATCCTCTTGAAGTTCCTCACCTACTTCATCCTCATCACTTGAATCATCCTCTTGAAATTGGTTACTTATATCGTCATCCTCGACAACGTCTTCATTGATGACTTGCTGCATAAGAAAATGAAAACAAATCAACCAAAACATTTCTTACAAAAATATAAATCactatttttttaacaacaaatatATTATTAACAATATAATCCTACAACTAAGCTATTCGATCCAAACAAGAAATGGAAGTCATCCAATCCCAACACCTAATCTAacgattaaaattataaattacaaACATAAATTCTAAATTACAATAACATAAcataaaacaataatatatattgatGTATAAAACAATATATTGATGTATATGTTTACCTTTATAAGACTTGGAGCATGAGCTGAAGTAGAGGAATGCATTTGTGGGCCGCTCTCCTTTGGGTCACTATTAGCATCTCTATGGGATAATCCTAACAAATCTTCTATTGATTCCATATTAATTTAAGGATTGCAATGTTGCATTAATGTCTTAAAAGCATTTTGCAAtctatcaatcttatcttcaaaatCGTGCCTCAATGTAGAGACTTCTTCATTGTGTACTTTTTTCAAAGCATTGATCTCTGACTTTTGCTTTAAAGAAGTTTTAGTTATGTTTCTCCCATAACAACGTACCCTGCCAGGACGCTCCTTTCCAAAAACAGCTTCAAATGCCTCTGTATCACTTTcctcattttcaactgttttttgAAGTTGAGACTAgcaaaaattacaagtaaatatTAACTACCATTATAAACAATGTTTGCCAAATATACTAAAGTAAACATATTTTGGCTGTAATGTTAAATTTTGACATACAATTATTTTTTCAGTTTCTGCATCCATCTCTTTTCCTTTATTTCCTTTCCGAGTTTCAACAAAAATTTCTGATTGAGTGGGCTCTCTTTCTTCTTTTGCACGCTGCATAatcaaaaaaattccaaaacaaTAAAAACCCATGAATTAAAATGTTAATTGAAGATGAAAAAAATACATTGAATAAAATGCATAATAACACCCCAAGAATTAAAATGCATATTGTAGGAAAGTTACCAATTTTTCACGAATCAAAGAAAAGTTTTTTGGACCCATTCGATGCACCCACTTTAGTTGAGCTCTATTGTTAGTGTTCTTTTCACTGATTACCTACATTTAAAGTTGAAggaattattaaattataaatcttAATTGAATACATCATAGATAAAAAAGGTTTCcaattcataaataattaatttttttattaatcttaCTTGTACAGGTTCCTTATTCCAATATTCACAAAGGTTCCTAAAATGAGCTTCTGGCACCTTTGGAGGACGATGTTTGAGTCTCTCAGTCATGTTGGAATACTTCAAAAAATGATTCTTCTTGATTTTATGCTTATATCTTCTCCATGCATCTCTAACAGTAGTTACAACCCAATTTCGTGCTTCAATCGGTAAGATAAACTTTCGCTACAAATACATATAAGATAAAACAAGATTaagtaatcaattttttttaatagtttgaCTTCCAAAGTCATACAAACAAACACATACCTGAGTATATCTCCAAAAGCGTCTTTTATTCTTTCTTGGCATTCCTGACCAATTTGTGTAAATCAGAGGACAAAATGTTGAGTTCCTAGCCAATGTTCCCAAGAAGAGGCTCAAGTTAGATACTACTTTATCAGTTGGCCCAATAGGCTGACCATCCTCATTAATGGTCACTTCTTCTCACTCTTCCAAATTTCTTCCATGAATCTTTTTGCACAAAGTTTTTCCACGAGTTCTTCTCTTTAATGttcctatttttaatataaattaatcaaCATAATAAAACAATGTCAGATGTGTTACCAACATATACGTAATATATGAAATATTAtcaaaaaatatgaaaatgaataCCTTTATCTTCTTCTCTATTTGTATTTGTCTCTTCATTGATATTTTCCTCAACTTGTACAACACCTTCCATACCTTCTGGTTGTCTTAAATCTCCCCTTCTATTAACACTAGATAATGGTTGACAGTTGTTGCTCGATTTTTCTCCATTGTTGGACTTAGTTGCATCAATTCCctttgaattttgaagttctATATAATCACCAATCAACATTGATAGGCATGTTGGTACCCTCTTTGACTTTTTAGAGCATTGAGTTTTTGACATCACTGTGTCCAAAGAAAGATTAGGATTctccaattttttattttttgaagaaaTGGGGACATTCTTCCCAACTGCTTTATCCACCTTTTGAATTTTCTCTCTATTATTCTCTAGTAGAGTCTCTTGAGTTCTTTTCTTCGACATTCCTAGTTTCAATGTAATGTCATTAAAAGAATGTTtttaaaagaatataaaaatttaaagtaTATATGCAAAAACTTATTTACCTTGTGCAACTTCTTTGTCTCCATGTGCTAAATCTTCCACAGTTTTTGGTTGGTCAATTTTCTTTGTAGCAGTGGGCTTGTCCAATTTCATATTAACCTTTGGAACTCTTTCTCTATCATTTGCAGGTAGTCTCTCATGCAATCCATTGAATGTAGCTTTTCCATGAGTTCTTTTTTGTGTTTCTAATTTAGTGGAAAtacatcaatatatatatatatatatatatatatatatatatatatatatatatatatatatatatatatatatatatatatattatgaataattCAGCAAGGTTTCTGCCCTGTTTTTATGTAATTTCAACAATTTTTAGCACTGTTACAGCAACACTGTTTTTGCTGTTCTAGTCTATATATGTTGTTCCAGCACTGTTACATCATTGTTTTTGATGTTCCAGCACTATTTCAGCACTGTTACAACACTATTTTTGTTGTTCCAACATTGTTtctgcaatgtttatgatgtttcTGCACCATATATCACTCATCAAAGTTAAGCTTAACACTATTTTTCAGCACTCCCTCACTCATAAAAGTTTCAAAAGATTGTGAACTTTGCTCTAGAAATAATTTGAAGTAtatatgaaaacataaaagagcAGTGAGTGATAGTCTAAGCCCAAGTCTTTTATCATAGATTTTGTTTTATTGAAAGAGACAAGGATGTTCAGTTCTGGCATAGCCTCTTTCAATAACTCTAAAAGAGCAGTGAAGGATGCATTGCTCCATCCGTGGAGACATTTCAACAAATAAATTCGACTAGTGAATGATAATGAGGAGAATTTTTCACAACCAGGATACAGCTCTTGATTTGCATCATCAACTAGTTTATAAAATTTCTTTGCATCTTCATTTAGTCCTTCATGTACTCCACTTGCATCAACGACATCTCTAAATGTCTCATACAGTAAGCCATCAATATCATCAGATGATGTTTCATCATCTGGTGATGAATTAGATGATGTTTCATCATCACTATCCCCATCAAGATCCATAAGAACTTTATCATCACCATGGTAAATCCATTCTCTGTATCCCTTTACAAATCTTTTGCTACATAAATGGTCATACACTACATCTCTTTTTTCCCAACTATCATTGCAACATAGAGCACAAGGGCACAAAATCGCTTCTTCTTCAATCATTCCTTTGGTGAATGCAATATCCAAAAAGTAATTTACGCCATCCTTGTAACCTTGACTATGTGGAGGAAACTTCACCCAATCTTTCTTTATCATGTTTAGTTTACTAAAAAGAAATAAACTATTACTATAAACCTAAaggtaaataaataatttaagatattataagattaaaaacaaagacaacaaaataaacaaacaaatacaTGTACACAAATGTAGATAGGGATGTGAACACAAAGTAAACAAAAATTGAATTTCAGCTTAGTGGAACCATAACTTTCTCTTCTCTACATTATTAAGTGTACCATgttacaaatatattttaatatattaaaatatttcatatcAGCCATTATAATTTATCATGTAGATAATTATGTATGGTATTGTTTTGGAGATTAGAAGTGACATTAGCGAAAAGTTAAATGAAAGAAACAAATAATAAGAATAAGTTGTCTATCACCGTGAAAATATTAATTAAGTCATTCcttttgttaattaaaatttgACATTAGGGAAAATATTAATACCTTTAAAATTTGAAAGCACCAAAAggtattattttgtttttaaccaATGACCATTCTTTCACCGTAAAAAGAGCTTGATTAAAATTAGTTAATTAAGAGGTAAAAACAAAAGGCCTAACTTCTAGCTAACAGAAACTTCCCTTGCACACACAAAAGCATTGTAAATCCTACTATCTAGTATCTACAAAACTCTTAGTTATATAACTgaaacaattttttaattttctttttataattagtTTGTGGAGATATTTAGGCAAATCAACTCTAAGTTTCTATCAGCATAACCTTTATGTGTAAAACAATTGGAGCAAAAAATAAAGATCAACTGTGACAACTAATTATCTACTTGTACACAAAAATCTTTTGAATTTTCAGGATCCATAAACAATAATCTTTATATCTTTTTCTCAAAAATGTGATTTGAGTAATGACCTGTAACAGCTAGAAAACTtagattttatataaaaataatggaaGTGGTGTGAAATAAACTAAAAGTCTTAAACTATCTGAATAATGAGTGATTCAAAGTGATCCTCTTAGTACAAGTTATATTGAtaccataatttcaatattttataacTACCTTGATTTGATTGAATCTCTTTGCATTAGTTAGACTTTGATTGCATGCATTGTTTTTATAATATCTTTCATTCCAATTTTAAATCATGAAGGTCTCCAGTATACATTTATTTCATTAATGTTAGAGTAAAACTCAAATCAATAATTCATTTAGCATGACCTTAAGAACTTTATCCTGTAAGAACACTTTCAATTGGATAACTTGTTTTCTTAAAGAAACTAACATAAGCAAAGTTAGAAGAGgaaaaaaatcaataatacaGAGGAACACACTAAAACGAAATCGAAAACAGTCCTCGAAAAATAACACAGACCTCTCCTATTGACACTCTATTGACAGAAAAAACACTGTCAAGCCCAATCAATAACCTATACCAAAGCCAAAGCTAACAAACTTCGACTCGCACCGCCGAAACCAACATACAAATCATGAATTCAATGTAATATTCGATTACGGATACATACttacaaagtcacacaaatttcATACTATATCAAAATATCCTCACATACATAGAGTCACAGCAAAACACTTACCGGAAAAGACGCAAAAGAAGAAGCAAAGATGTCGAAAACACAACAACACGCACAGCAACACAACCACAGCAACGCAACCGACGGCGTACAACAACGCAACCGGCGCCGCACAGCAACGCAACCACACCGATGCGCAGTCTTCCTTTTTAGGTTTTGTTCCTCGTACACCCTTCACTATgacttttccttttctttctaattttcttTTCCCTGTAGCTAAGACTTGTGTGGAAACTGGGCTTAATTAGATTTGGCCCACATgagtcatttattttattattttttaatattttaattttataaaatatatgttttattattaaattaaataaaaatgattatgtttgaaaggAAAGTTGCcactcaaattttttttaaataaaaatttatgcaACATTTAGAAAACGTAGCTTTTGTGTGAAGAATAATGTGACACTTCAAAATTGTTCCCAGAAATATTTAAGGGGACATTTATTACATATTGCCAAAGATAAATTATAACAACGCTCTATAATCGTCCCCAGAAGTAGTATAGGGTACATTTGCAAGGTGTTGCGAAAATTGTCTTGGCAACACACAAAAATCGTTGCCAGATATTTTTTTAGGCAACAATTTACACATATTGCCTAAAAAAGTGTTGCCAAAGACAATAAATGCCGTAGTgcgtctcctttaatttcgactctggttgcccccaattctaacaaagcctcaagtccagcaattaatgcttcgtattcagcttcattgttggagcataatggaccttcgattttatacttgagctttgttggaattccatcaggagaaattatcaacattccaactccagtaccctctctatgtgttgaaccatcgaagtataacttccaaggttttaagtccacataatgctgatgattctcaaccaccgcatggtcgacaatgaagtctgacacaatttgacctttcattgccttgagaggctgaaatattaatgaatattcagtaagggccaaagcccacttgccaattcgactatgtagtattggcttagataacatatgtttaataacatcacaatgagatgaaacctaaacatcaactggctttatataatacttaagtttgatacaggagaaatacaagcaaaggcagagcttttctgtatcagtatatctagtctctgcatcattgagtactctacttaagtaataaatggctctttcgatgccattctcatcttcttgtgccagcatgctgcctattgttttatctgacgctgaaatgtataggcgcatgtgcttctttccatttgggggagacagaattggtggacaagtcaagtattgctttatctgatcgaaagcttcttgatgttcagcacgccattcaaacttcccttgcttaagccgtagtagaggtgagaaagcttgcgtgcgtccactcaagttagagataaatctccttaagaagtttatcttacccaataatgattgtagttctttcttcgtggatggagacttggtttccacaatggcttttgtcttgttctggttaatttctatcccttttttgtggactacgaaacccaagaaatcacctgcctgcacaaagaaagcacatttgagggggttcatcttcaagccatatttcctcattctttcgaatgattggctcagatgaccgagatgactcatacctgaggtagattttaccacaatgtcatctatatacacttgcatgaatgtttctataaagtcatgaaatatagaattcattgctctttgataagttgccccagcatttttcaaaccaaaaggcatcacaacccattcgtaagtgcctattgcccctgggcaacgaaacgctgttttggatacatcatcttctgctataaagatttgattgtatcccgaatatccatccaacatgctcaaatactcgaaacctgcggctgagtctactagcatttccgctacaggcatgggatactcgt contains:
- the LOC131605084 gene encoding uncharacterized protein LOC131605084 — encoded protein: MKLDKPTATKKIDQPKTVEDLAHGDKEVAQGMSKKRTQETLLENNREKIQKVDKAVGKNVPISSKNKKLENPNLSLDTVMSKTQCSKKSKRVPTCLSMLIGDYIELQNSKGIDATKSNNGEKSSNNCQPLSSVNRRGDLRQPEGMEGVVQVEENINEETNTNREEDKGTLKRRTRGKTLCKKIHGRNLEENSTFCPLIYTNWSGMPRKNKRRFWRYTQRKFILPIEARNWVVTTVRDAWRRYKHKIKKNHFLKYSNMTERLKHRPPKVPEAHFRNLCEYWNKEPVQVISEKNTNNRAQLKWVHRMGPKNFSLIREKLRAKEEREPTQSEIFVETRKGNKGKEMDAETEKIISQLQKTVENEESDTEAFEAVFGKERPGRVRCYGRNITKTSLKQKSEINALKKVHNEEVSTLRHDFEDKIDRLQNAFKTLMQHCNP